In the genome of Deltaproteobacteria bacterium, the window CCGGGCGCGAGCGAGCGGTCGAACATGGACTAGAAGTACCCCTCGCGCTTCTTGCGCTCCATCGAGGCCTCTTCGTCGTAGTCGATCACCCTGCCCTGCCGCTCCGAGACGCGCGCCAGCAGCATCTCGCCGATCACGTCGGGGAGGGTCTCGGCGTCGGACTCGATCGCGCCCGAGAGCGGGTAGCAGCCGAGCGTGCGGAAGCGGATCTTGCGCATGACCGGCGTCTCGCCCGGCAGCAGCCGGAAGCGCTCGTCGTCGACCATGATGATGTTCCCGTCGCGGAGCACGGTCGGGCGCATCGCTGCGAAGTAGAGCGGCACGACGGGGATCCCCTCGCGGTGCACGTACAGCCAGGTGTCGAGCTCGGTCCAGTTCGACATCGGGAAGACCCGGATCGACTCACCTTTGTGTACCCGGCCGTTGTACAGGTTCCACAGCTCCGGCCGCTGGTTCTTGGGATCCCACTGGTGGTTCCGGTCGCGGAACGAGTAGACGCGCTCCTTGGCGCGCGACTTCTCCTCGTCGCGGCGCGCGCCGCCGAAGGCCGCGTCGAAGCCCCACTTCTCGAGCGCCTGGATCAGCCCCTGGGTCTTCATGATCGTGGTGTAGACGTTCGAGCCGTAGTCGAACGGGTTCACGCCCTTGGCGCGCGCCTCTTCGTTCACGTGGACCCGCAGCTCCAGGCCGTTCTCGCGACAGAAGCGCTCGCGGAACTCGTACATGGCGCGGAACTTCCAGGTCGTAT includes:
- the cysD gene encoding sulfate adenylyltransferase subunit CysD: MSSKTPSHLQALEAESIHIIREVAAEFRNPVMLYSIGKDSGVLAHLARKAFHPGRVPFPLLHVDTTWKFRAMYEFRERFCRENGLELRVHVNEEARAKGVNPFDYGSNVYTTIMKTQGLIQALEKWGFDAAFGGARRDEEKSRAKERVYSFRDRNHQWDPKNQRPELWNLYNGRVHKGESIRVFPMSNWTELDTWLYVHREGIPVVPLYFAAMRPTVLRDGNIIMVDDERFRLLPGETPVMRKIRFRTLGCYPLSGAIESDAETLPDVIGEMLLARVSERQGRVIDYDEEASMERKKREGYF